A single genomic interval of Oryza sativa Japonica Group chromosome 7, ASM3414082v1 harbors:
- the LOC4342785 gene encoding AT-hook motif nuclear-localized protein 19, translated as MADAAQEEGKIGVGPTCQVSTLASLSSLLFLCFSLLFSTLTSIAHFARRQRRGICVLSRADAVTDVALRQPAAPGAVVALRGRFEILSLTGTFLPGPGPPGSTRLTVYLAGGQGQVVGTLTAAGPVMVIASTFANATYERLPLDQEEEEAAAGGGGHMMAPPPLMAGAADPVLFGGGMHDAGLATPAWHHARPPPPPPY; from the exons ATGGCCGACGCTGCCCAGgaagaaggaaaaa tcggcgtgggacccacgtgtcaggtGTCCACGTTAGCatctctttcctctcttctctttctctgtttctctcttctcttctccacccTTACGTCCATAGCGCACttcgcgcggcggcagcggcgcggcatCTGCGTGCTCAGTAGGGCCGACGCCGTGACCGACGTGGCCCTGCGCCAGCCGGCCGCGCCTGGCGCCGTGGTGGCACTCCGTGGGCGGTTCGAGATCCTGTCCCTGACGGGGACGTTCCTGCCGGGGCCGGGGCCGCCCGGCTCCACCAGACTGACCGTGTACCTCGCTGGCGGGCAGGGGCAGGTGGTGGGGACGCTCACCGCAGCTGGGCCGGTCATGGTTATCGCGTCCACCTTCGCCAACGCCACCTACGAGAGGCTGCCGCTCgatcaggaggaggaggaagctgcggcaggcggcggaggacacatgatggcgccgccgccactcatggccggcgccgccgatccTGTACTGTTCGGTGGGGGAATGCACGACGCCGGGCTTGCTACACCTGCATGGCACCAtgcccgccctccgccgccgccgccctactAG